The Sediminispirochaeta smaragdinae DSM 11293 genome has a segment encoding these proteins:
- a CDS encoding HIT family protein — translation MKYVKGKKYPGCILCSIVEKRDDVVNLCIWEDEDFLVSVNLYPYNPGHLFIFPRRHLTDIRELTGKQEAKLDRITRSCLNLLDAVYAPSGYNIGYNMGLTAGASIDHIHRHIIPRYPRETGIADLLAGKRVLVESPKVSCERLKKVLSELTTPFA, via the coding sequence ATGAAATACGTTAAAGGGAAAAAATATCCAGGCTGCATCCTCTGCTCAATCGTCGAAAAACGTGACGATGTTGTCAATCTTTGTATCTGGGAAGATGAAGACTTCCTTGTTAGTGTAAATCTTTATCCATACAATCCCGGGCACCTTTTTATTTTTCCCCGAAGACATCTTACCGACATCAGGGAACTCACAGGTAAGCAGGAAGCAAAACTGGATAGGATTACAAGAAGCTGTCTAAACCTTCTGGATGCAGTTTACGCCCCATCCGGCTATAATATCGGCTACAACATGGGGCTTACGGCCGGAGCATCCATCGACCACATCCATCGTCACATCATTCCCCGTTATCCAAGGGAAACAGGAATTGCCGATTTACTGGCAGGCAAGAGAGTACTTGTGGAAAGCCCAAAGGTAAGTTGTGAACGGCTAAAAAAGGTACTTTCCGAGCTTACGACTCCATTCGCTTGA